A single genomic interval of Spinacia oleracea cultivar Varoflay chromosome 6, BTI_SOV_V1, whole genome shotgun sequence harbors:
- the LOC110792344 gene encoding uncharacterized protein, with translation MSEIQIEESSSDPTLVEILLKTIGPSRPSRLKLPPQIKVRDLRKLVAVNKNLPIESLKLISRGSALHDSENGEDVRVQLADGDCLIVAVRPKAPPKHLRAGYDEDEDDDEDDLKFQLPESTSRLKWKLYRILHDKLKLPDIILIAIFSLSLKAWALIILWFILAPVAHRWDLGPLYILGTGFFIIFWNLGNRQSGELSAYSIFNEDFRELPGTLNAERLDRDLRTGQL, from the exons ATGAGTGAgattcaaattgaagaaagcaGCAGCGATCCCACACTGGTTGAAATCCTTCTCAAAACAATCGGCCCTTCTCGCCCTTCTCGCCTTAAACTCCCTCCTCAAATTAAG GTGCGTGATTTGAGAAAATTAGTTGctgtaaataaaaatttaccaaTTGAGAGTTTGAAGCTAATATCGCGAGGGAGTGCATTGCATGATAGCGAAAATGGAGAAGATGTTCGTGTTCAGCTTGCAGATGGTG ATTGCTTGATTGTAGCAGTCAGACCGAAGGCACCACCGAAGCATCTTAGAGCTGGATatgatgaggatgaggatgacgATGAAGATGATTTG AAGTTCCAGCTCCCAGAATCAACAAGTCGATTGAAGTGGAAGCTATATCGTATTTTACATGATAAGCTGAAACTTCCTG ATATCATTTTGATCGCAATTTTCTCTCTCAGCTTAAAGGCGTGGGCCTTGATAATCCTATGGTTTATCTTGGCTCCTGTTGCACATCGATGGGATCTGGGACCATTATAT ATACTTGGAACAGGATTTTTTATCATCTTTTGGAATCTTGGAAATCGTCAATCAGGTGAACTCAG TGCATATTCAATCTTCAATGAGGACTTCAGAGAACTTCCGGGAACTCTTAACGCAGAACGCTTGGACAGAGACCTACGAACAGGTCAGCTTTAA
- the LOC110792339 gene encoding glycine cleavage system H protein, mitochondrial: MALRMWASSTANTLGLSCASKALPYPAFSLSRCFSTVLDGLKYASSHEWVKHEGSVATIGVTDHAQTHLGDVVFAELPDGGVAVTAGKAFASVESVKATSDVNSPISGEILEVNTKLSETPGLLNSSPYEDGWMIKVKPSNPAELESLMGPKDYTKFCEEEDAH; this comes from the exons ATGGCATTGAGAATGTGGGCTTCTTCTACAGCTAACACCCTTGGCCTCTCTTGTGCCTCTAAAGCTCTTCCTTACCCTgcattttctctctccagaTGCTTTTCCactg TTTTGGATGGATTGAAGTATGCATCATCACATGAATGGGTGAAACATGAAGGTTCAGTGGCAACCATTGGTGTTACTGATCATGCTCAG ACCCATCTTGGGGATGTGGTGTTTGCAGAGCTACCAGATGGAGGAGTTGCAGTAACAGCAGGGAAGGCGTTTGCATCAGTTGAGAGTGTCAAAGCCACCAGTGACGTCAATTCTCCCATTTCCGGTGAGATTCTTGAGGTTAACACCAAGCTTTCCGAGACTCCTGGTCTG CTTAACTCGAGCCCATACGAGGATGGATGGATGATCAAGGTGAAGCCAAGTAACCCAGCAGAGTTGGAAAGCTTGATGGGTCCTAAAGACTACACAAAGTTCTGTGAGGAAGAAGATGCTCATTAA
- the LOC110792332 gene encoding sister chromatid cohesion 1 protein 2 translates to MSAKNPVFQSLERKRKSTFPGKSTEEEEEDEGGQRKSTMFYSQCLLSSKGPLGAIWVAGYFFKRLKKRQITDTDISSSVDKILLEGVPSVTYRILAYLLLGVVRIYSKKVEYLFQDCHETFLDVNRFSVGKKVVPFRDIVRSSPSITLPERYELDSFQLEVADGASKCNIARNEDISIKVDTGKNVLPQYSLDKLCFEEGSTLWEDMCDAEASHGVTMQQETCSSNQTPDKLAAERETSTCTHTPPDNVLSPHQMEIDGASSPDHIKTFKTSKEKLRELRLTDEEGMDFDRIELDVELLNLINDYQVQTTDNMDEDGLEKISLENQDYVILEEKEVPPSKEKTHDSEVANVGDTATPEFMVVPTPVKKEKIQRPCKRKCMFDETTMFGAEIMKQVIKEASGLVCKRRKVPHTVIDLWRFHRISALPKSFLEPLIPCVASELEFIRCRVNTERTEPSTSQAVEPIETTQAPVKQLDVVIPSAPIDSRSIIAPGTPSAPIDGRSIIAPGTPSAPIDSRSTIAPGTPVRCPTSGRVFGNFRGADSDGEVAQWYENMRKGSAVHDEAEDSCGPCLIAEMDENEGDSQELHKNKNGGLSARTRTVAKYLHRVIQRKKQQGVETITLLPIVERKTRRENAMLFFEILALSTGGYINVVQEKAFGDVVLQETPQLKETLKKC, encoded by the exons ATGTCTGCTAAAAACCCAGTATTTCAATCTCTGGAAAGAAAGAGGAAATCCACATTTCCAGGAAAAAGTacagaggaggaagaagaagacgaaGGAGGACAGAGAAAGAGTACGATGTTTTACTCACAGTGTCTTCTGTCGAGTAAAGGTCCATTGGGTGCCATTTGGGTTGCCGGTTACTTCTTCAAACGCCTCAAAAAGCGGCAGATTACTGACACTGatatttcttcttctgttg ATAAAATTCTGCTAGAAGGAGTGCCGTCTGTAACTTATAGGATTTTGGCCTATCTTCTCCTTGGTGTCGTGAGAATATATTCCAAGAAGGTTGAGTATTTATTCCAGGACTGTCACGAAACTTTCTTGGACGTTAATAGATTCTCAGTTGGAAAAAAGGTTGTTCCCTTTAGAGATATTGTGCGATCTTCTCCTTCTATCACGCTGCCAGAGAGGTATGAACTTGATTCTTTCCAGCTGGAGGTTGCAGATGGTGCAAGCAA GTGCAACATTGCACGAAATGAAGACATTAGTATTAAAG TTGATACAGGGAAAAATGTACTTCCTCAATACTCTTTAGACaag CTATGCTTTGAAGAGGGTTCAACTCTCTGGGAAGACATGTGTGATGCCGAGGCCTCACATGGGGTCACTATGCAACAGGAAACTTGTTCATCCAATCAGACACCCGATAAATTAGCAGCTGAGAGAGAAACTTCTACCTGTACACATACTCCGCCTGACAA TGTTCTTTCACCTCATCAGATGGAAATTGATGGTGCAAGCTCTCCAGACCACATAAAGACTTTTAAAACAAGCAAGGAGAAGCTTCGAGAGTTGAGACTCACTGATGAGGAGGGCATGGACTTTGACAGGATCGAATTGGATGTTGAACTTCTCAATCTTATTAATGATTATCAAGTTCAAACTACTGATAACATGGACGAGGATGGTTTAGAGAAGATATCATTAGAAAATCAAGATTATGTTATATTAGAAGAGAAAGAAGTTCCACCTTCCAAGGAGAAGACCCATGATTCAGAAGTTGCAAATGTTGGAG ATACTGCTACTCCCGAGTTTATGGTTGTGCCCACTCCTGTTAAGAAGGAAAAGATTCAAAGACCTTGCAAAAGAAAATGCATGTTTGATGAAACTACAATGTTCGGTGCTGA AATAATGAAGCAGGTCATCAAAGAAGCTAGTGGCTTGGTATGCAAGAGAAGGAAAGTTCCTCATACAGTCATCGATTTGTGGAGGTTTCACCGCATTTCAGCTCTTCCAAAGAGTTTTTTGGAGCCTTTGATACCCT GTGTTGCTTCGGAGCTGGAATTCATCCGCTGTAGAGTAAACACAGAAAGAACTGAAccatcaactagtcaagcagtTGAACCTATTGAAACCACCCAAGCTCCTGTAAAGCAGCTGGATGTTGTGATTCCAAGTGCCCCGATTGACAGTCGGTCAATAATTGCTCCAGGAACGCCAAGTGCCCCGATTGACGGTCGATCAATAATTGCTCCAGGAACACCAAGTGCCCCGATTGACAGCCGTTCAACAATTGCCCCAGGAACACCAGTTCGGTGTCCAACATCTGGTAGGGTTTTTGGAAATTTCAGGGGTGCTGATTCAGATGGTGAAGTTGCTCAATGGTATGAAAACATGAGGAAGGGGTCGGCTGTGCATGATGAAGCGGAGGACAGCTGTGGTCCATGTCTGATAGCTGAG ATGGATGAAAATGAAGGAGATAGCCAAGAACTCCATAAGAACAAGA ATGGGGGTTTATCTGCTAGAACCAG AACTGTGGCGAAATACCTACATCGTGTAATCCAAAGAAAGAAGCAGCAAGGGGTGGAAACCATTACATTGCTTCCCATCGTTGAACGTAAAACTCGGAGAGAAAACGCGATGCTCTTTTTCGAAATACTG GCGTTGAGTACAGGAGGATATATAAATGTAGTGCAAGAAAAAGCTTTTGGAGATGTGGTTTTGCAGGAAACACCTCAACTTAAAGAAACTTTGAAGAAATGCTGA